TGAACAATCTTGGAGGCTCGGGTACCTGCATCTTTAATGTTCCCCAAAAAGCGAATAATGCCCCGTTGCTCCATGTAGGTATACAATTGTTGGATATCCAATTGTAATTTTTCTGCTTCTTCTTTATTTTTGGCAAGGGTAGGGGATATGCGCCGTAAAATATTCTGCACACCTTGAATAATACCACCTAGAGGATTGTTAATTTCATGGGCCATGCCAGCAGCTAGGCCACCCACAGAGAGCATTTTTTCAGTTTGAACCATTGTGTCTTCTAACTGAATACGCTGGGTTATATTATCCAGTCGAATCACAGCCCCTTGGTGCTCTTCACCACACAAAGGGTAAATCACCAGATCAAAATAGTTTTCCTCATTATGATGGGTTAGGGGAACCCGTTCGACTGTTTCTACGGTTTGGTGGCTTAAGGCTTTATCGATTTCAGGTTCGTGCTCAGCCAAAATACTCGACAGTTCTTGAATAGGTCGCTGTAGTGCCTGATTTCCTTTTATATTAAACAATGCAGCAGCTTCTTCATTCCATTGTTGAATTTGTTTGTTGGTGTTAATGGCGATCAACGCCGAAGGCATTGAGTTAATAATATTATTGAGGTATTTCTGTAAAGCCGTCAGCTTTTGTTCAATGTGAGTACGTACTTGTACTTCAAGCTCCAGTTTTTTATTGGTGCGCTGGGTTTCCAAGGCCATTGATTGTGCTTTCATACTCGCTTGCTCAGCCTCATCGCGCGCTTTGCGTAGTAGCTGGTCACGAGCTTCTATACGGTTGAGCATAGTATTAAAGGCAGTAGCCAAAATACCCAGCTCATCATTATGAAACTTGGTGGCACGTACTGAGTAATTTTCTTCAATGGATACGGTATGGGCCAGCTTAATCAGGTGAAGTACTGGCTTGGTAATCACCTGACGGATAACCCCAGTCACAAACAACATAATCAATACAGCAAAAATCATAATGATCAAAATGGCTACTTTCATAGCCAGGAATAACATTTCAGGCAAAGAATGATTTGCTTTTATTTCCAAGGTAAGTTGCTGACCGCTGTCTAGGTGAATTTTTTCAATGTAAGAAGAAGGTTCAAGAGTAATAGAGGTAATACTGTCTTCTGATTTGTGTTGTTCATCGGGAAATGAGATTAATAACTTACCACTTTCATCGTAGAAGCTGATTGACTCAATATAATCAAATTGACTTAAATGTTGTAATAAATGACGAGCTAAGTCCGGCTCACGTTGAATTTGGGAAATTAATAAGGGGTTAGTCAGCAGTTTGCTAGTGGTCGTGACATTA
This genomic interval from Spartinivicinus ruber contains the following:
- a CDS encoding sensor histidine kinase gives rise to the protein MTASVSGYLSSLPISRKLLLLLLSVIISIAFVASITLVLTTYLISRDYIVPHNVTTTSKLLTNPLLISQIQREPDLARHLLQHLSQFDYIESISFYDESGKLLISFPDEQHKSEDSITSITLEPSSYIEKIHLDSGQQLTLEIKANHSLPEMLFLAMKVAILIIMIFAVLIMLFVTGVIRQVITKPVLHLIKLAHTVSIEENYSVRATKFHNDELGILATAFNTMLNRIEARDQLLRKARDEAEQASMKAQSMALETQRTNKKLELEVQVRTHIEQKLTALQKYLNNIINSMPSALIAINTNKQIQQWNEEAAALFNIKGNQALQRPIQELSSILAEHEPEIDKALSHQTVETVERVPLTHHNEENYFDLVIYPLCGEEHQGAVIRLDNITQRIQLEDTMVQTEKMLSVGGLAAGMAHEINNPLGGIIQGVQNILRRISPTLAKNKEEAEKLQLDIQQLYTYMEQRGIIRFLGNIKDAGTRASKIVQNMLQFSRRSSRTLSPTDLSELINRTIEIAHSDLDIKHGLELEQIHIITNLDDTLVSVPCIANELEQVLLNLIKNAAQAVNQREETKWNGKIIITSKKTATHAVIKVEDNGIGMDNATRKRIFEPFFTTKEVGIGTGLGLSVSYFIITNNHKGQLHVKSAAGIGTEFIISLPLKPNLIPPPATNKSKAVEATLRD